The Corvus cornix cornix isolate S_Up_H32 chromosome 8, ASM73873v5, whole genome shotgun sequence sequence GCAGTTTGCCTCAATGTGcaaatttcctttaaatcagGAAAGAGCAACCTCTACAAAGGCAATTAAAGTAAGCACTTGGGTTTCACAGCAGGAGAAACCGTTGGAAACTAATCCCTTATGGATACAAAGGAAGACAAACATCCTATTGCAATTGTCAGAATGTGTTCTGAAGCAGACCAAGGTGTAATGTTTCCTCCTGTAGAAATCTTTCTCTTGCACACTGCTCAGAACAGGAACCTGTGATatcaaaaagctgaaaatctttGGACAAACCCTACTGTTCACTTCCAAGTGTTTCAGGAAGGTACAAAAGCCCATGAAGAGCTGGGCAGTAGAACATGAATGCACACCGGAATGATGATAGATGATGAACCCCAAATGAGTCTTGTGGAAAGAAAAGACCctttaaaatttgaaaacagtataaaaggaaaagagaaatgaactGCATATTACTGGCACTGCTGAAGCCCAGATACAGCATACAGCCACAAGCCTGCAGAGAGTACCTCATCCATAACCACTGGCTTATCTGCATCCAGCAGTCAGGTAGCAGAACAAGCTGGGGAGCTTCCTGAAGTCACATTTACTGCCTGAGTTTGGCTGTCCATGTCGGAGAGGGATTTGGTCCTGGGGTTTTGAGACTGTTCAGAaactgcaggagaagcagcagcatggtTGGCATGCTGGCTCTCCTGTCCCACAACACTGGGAGCAGGGTTCTCCTTGGCTGTCCCAGCGTGGCTGTGTGACTGGCTGGATTGTCTCCCTgcttctgcctcctgctgctgcagcatcctctcCACCTCAATCTCGAGCTCCAGATTTTCCTCATCTGCCTCCACGTCCAGCTGCTGCATTAACTCCTCCAGCTTCCTGGCCTTGCGGAGCTCGTTCTGCTGGATGATGGTGCACAGGTGCTCCGTGAGGTGCTCCTTGATCTCCGTCTTGTGCTGCAGGTCCAGCTTGGCTGCCACGTACTCGGACTCGGCCTTGTCATAGCGCTTCctgcaaaaccagcagcatttctggagGGTTAATTCTCACAGCACCTCACAACCTGACACAGGGACTTTAAGAATCCTTGGAATGCAACGTACTCTGCAATGCATTGTGCCAGCTGTTCATGACACGCTGCCACATTAGCAAGAGCGAAGAAAATAAGAGTGAATTGATCAAAACTTCTCCAGACACTTGGGGCTCTGCTGTTGTGCATTCCAAGAGTTAACTTGCTCAGATTGAATCACAAACACCCATTTTTACTGCCTGTTTGAAGAGATGCATCACTAGCAGCAGAAAGAACCCATCAGAAATTGCAGTGTTTTCACACTTCTAATGAACACCCACTTAGTGAACTGAAACACCACAGAGCAGTTTGGTGTTTCTCTAACCCAACCTTCCCCCCACAGATACAGATGCTCGATGGAGCACGTTGACATTTGGATCATGTACTTTTCTGGCTACCCATATACATGTTCAGAAAATCAGGGGCAGCACAGACTGACACAGCACATGACCTCAATACAGATGTAGAATTTTATTGCAAGCATCCCTCCTGACACTCACCTCCTGCCAATTTGCACTTCCTGAGAtgataaatacagcaaaaaggGAATACTCTAAGTGTTAACTGAGTTAACACACAGAGAATATCTAGCACTTTAATGGCTGGTATCCACATTAATGATGCATCTTTCACTACATCAGTAAACCTCTGTAttctaattaaaagaaagataGATGCAGTCTTGCTCATCAGGAAAGGGAACGCATAAAGGCTTATGAAGCACAACTACAGAGCACTCATAAAACTAGTATTAGTAAGGTGATTGAATAAAGAATCCAGCACTTTTATAAAACCAGATTCCAATATCTGCTTaaacaaagcaacagaaagaTAGGAGAGGTCCTTTGCTTAGTGAAACACAAGGAAATAAGCCATAGAAAAGCCTTCCCAAATATGTTATTTTATATAGTAACCACATGACTTTTACCCAGCTGAAAAGGCTATGTCTGCAGTGGGCAGAAGATGCCCACTTATGTTTCCCTCTCAAGAAAGTCAGGATTTCTCTGGGTCAGATACctgaagcagcaaaacaaatgctACGCTGGAAACATCTGCACAGCTAAACCTTTGGGCTGAATTCACACCTATCAGTCACATCATATTAACAAAAATTCTATTCCACAGCAATTGTCAAATGTTGCTAATTAGGTGTCTGCTCAGGACTATTTAATACTGCACTTTTTGACCGACTGAAATGCTTTGTGTTTTAGCCCTAGAACAAAAGGCAAGTACTAAGAAATTGCTTAAAAAGACTCCACCTAAAAGTAAATTTGCTTTGGCTCATAATGCATAAAATCTACAACACTGGAAGTATCTACCTCACATTTCCAAATCCCTCCCTCAAGAAAACACTTACTAAATTCATGAAAGTCATTAAGATTTTGGTGAAGTTTACCCACTTGTCCTAACAGCATCTCCTTTTGCTATTGTCATTAAATACTGCTTTCCTAATGTCAAGAGCTGCTTGTGCTCTTTAACCAGTAAGCATGTCAAATAGATACATCATTACAAAACTTGGGTAAGAAGATTTCAGGAGAATTTAATGGCTTTAGAAACCAGATGAAACCTAACATCTATTgaagtgttttttctcttgaggACATGAAATTTTGTATTCACATGCAATCAGCTATGCTAACTACAGTTAATCTTAGACATTTCAAATGATAATTACACCaaagaaatcttaatttttttagctACTGGTCCTATTTCTTTCAAGACTAATTACAATGTTTATTGGCCTGTGGTCATGGTATGGCATTAGTCAGAAGGAGAAATGAACATTTAACACATTGAATGGTGAACCAAAAACCGCGAGTGAGCATTTCTGCTTTATGAACCGGCTGCACAAACATGCTGCTGTTTATCTACTGATGTTGTGGTTTACCCACAGCTAATGTGGtgtttccattaatttcttGCCTTTAAGGAACTCATCACAACTAGAGTGATTAAAGGCACATTGTGAAGGGTAAAAGCTTCCCTGTTCCTTCAATTTTTGGTCTAGTTGCAAAAATACTTCAGCAGGATTATATGTTTTAAGCTTTATTGGTCCCATTGATTCCAGCACGACCAGAGCCGTCCTAACAAGAAAATTTCCCTGAACAGGATTTTCATTTCAGGACTTTTCAAGAAAAACCTCTTTCCCCctgagaagaaataaacaacCTTGAAACAATAAAGCAGGGCTTATGGACAACTGCACACTTAAAGCAGGATCTATGTCTTGTGACAGCAGTCTCCAGTCAGAAAACCTGCTTCAGTTCCCAGATTCCGaaggaaaaattaggaaataaaaagcatacTTTTACTTCCAGATCTGAAAGCCCCCCAGACTGTGACCACTTTAACTGCACATTATTACAGTGACATGACTTCATTAGTGCTTCAGTGAGAGGAAACAGCATTTTCCCTCCTCTCAGGCAGGGCTATTCccattccctcctccctgtgTATCTCTTACCGGGCATAGGAGTAGTCCAGGCTGGCCTGGTCAATGCGGTTCCTCAGGATTCCGATGTCAGCAGACACCATGTCAtccagagcctgcagctccttctgaaTCCTTTTCAGTTTCACTGTTTCAGCTTGAGTTCTTTTGGATCTGCAAAAGGAAgacgattttttttttttttaatttccttttcaagcCTCTCTTCTTGACATACTGGGCCCCATTTCATTTGCAGAGCAACTGACTTCTTTAGTACCTATTCAGAAGGTTTCTCCTTTATGGTGTAGGGCTTTTGATCTTTTTTAGCATCCACAGGGATCTAAAATGCCTACTATTAAAGGACTATGGCAAAATTACGTAATGACTATAATCAAAGTGCCTAAAATGGATTGTGTTTCTTCACTGTGGAAACACACAAGAAGCTGCTGTATCTAAGTAGTTCTCAGTGTAAGGAAACAGGAAATGGCTTGGGGGGAAAGCGAGAGGGGGAAGGGCTTTTAGCCCTGCAAATATCCCCTTTCAAAGAAGCTCAGTTAGTAGGGGCCAAAAAGCCACCTAACCTAAGCTTGATTTCCATTTTGTAAAATTATTCCCAAAAGGCCCAGCCAAATCCCAATGAAGTGAATGGAAAGTTTTACATCAAATACAAAGGATTTCAATCAAGCCTTATGTAACCTTTTTCAACTAGGTCTGTTCATTCCTAAGTCCTGAAAATGAAACGTTACTAACGGCAACAAGCTTTGATGGATTTAATTCCCAAGGAAACTAAGTGACTTTCAACAAGCTTTTATACCACATCACTTTGCCATCATTCATCACCACCAGCAAAATGATGCTTCTCAGCCACTGCTTTACACCCAAGGCAGGTACCTGAAAGCAAGACTAGGTGTGCAGACAGTGCCACCATCTCCCATTTGACCAGCTGATGCAAGTGGAGGAAAACAGACATCCTGTGGTATGGCTGTGAGCCTGAGTAAGGCCTTTGAGTGACAGAAGTAACTCCTTAGCTATCACCTTCAGTGTCTTTTCTCTCCTCAGGCTTTGCTTCCAGGAGGAAGAACCAAGCCTGGTGGCCACACCCATGTTTGATGTCCTACAGTGACTCAGAATAAAGATGCTTGTGTTTTATCTCTGCCTGGCAAACGAAATTTTCAGGACTTTAGCAGAGTACAGGCTGTGTTCACCTGTGCTACCCAAGGGCTTTGATTGGCAGAACATAACACCAGCCTGGGAGAGCACTGCAAGCCTGAAAACTTCACATCACTGTCCTTGATCCAGTGTTATCAGCTGTTCCAACATCCCTCCCTACAAACTTTGCCTTCCCTGTAGTCTTAAACTACCTTGGTGGACAACACCGTACAATGCCTTAAAGCCTGGTCTCCTGAAGAGCAAGAGCTAACAACTGTGAAAGTATGTACATTTCTATAATTTCTAGTCATCCAGTGGTAAAACCTTCTTAAAGCTGATCATGTTCtcttttcaacatttttcacATGCTAGTGAGCCGAAAGTCTAAACAAAAATAGCTGTAGTTTCTTCTCATAGGTTATGAATCACATAAACTTCCCTTGCATCCAGCAAAACCAAATCAGGACCAGAACAGGGACAAGCATCTGAGCACCCCAACTTCCAAATATGACCTCACTAACAAATTCAAGTACTTCAGCTAATCCTCAAGTTGTGTATTAACTTTTCCATCTgtacacagagctgcagctttggaAGTGTGAAAAGCTTAGTCACAACTTCTTAGCCAGCACTTATCGAATGGAAATGTCCATCACAGCTGCTCACAGAgaacagagaggaggaaaaagtgaaatttaaatCAAGATATGTAACGGGTTGCAGATGAAGAGTAACTCCTTCACCAGGCTCAGCCCCCACCTCTCAGCAATAGCTCTGGCCAGGAGTGCCTTCTTGCGTTTATTCTTCTCTTCTATCAGACGCTGCTCTTGCTGGAGGATTTCCCATCGGGATTTTTCCTGTCTGCTCATAGAcaagaacataaaaattaatagaaagttcatttctctccctgctccccataTTCTAACACAAATATTCACTGTCATATATTCTGGAGCAAACTCTTAAAGTcgaaggaaaaacaaacacgTTTTGGTTCTGAGGAAAGAAGAACCATGTGCAAGAAGCCATTCAGACCAATAAAACACTTCCAGATGAAACCTGCTGATCAGAACTAAAATCTGCATAACCAAATAAGCTGCATGGAGCACTTTTTCAGAAATGGatggaatttttcatttaaaggatGTGCTTCTCTATCTGGCAGAAGCAGTTTCAAGTTTGTTACTGGCTGCTACAAGTCACCATCTGTTCAGTCTGCCAACACAGCCTcttttttggaaatgtttttttccataaaacagATTCTTTCACAGGTCTGCTTTACAATACAGCTGAATGATACAAATGAAATGGATACAAATGAAAGGCTAGTAAGAGTTAAAATGACAATGAGCAACAAGGAAGAACAAGAATTTGCTTTTGCCACCAGGGAAGGACTGATATTGATTCCATTTCCTAGGCTACATCTCCTAAGAGATATAACCATCCCAAAAGATGGAAGGCCAGGCCTCAGGTGAGGGGGCACAACCTGTGTCAACACAACCAGGCAGGATTTAGGAGAAACAAAGAactgctttgctgctttcaCCACACTCTGTTCTTCATGCCCTCTTTCAGGGAGCCTGAACTGAAAAATACCCTAATAACTCAGCTGTTAACAAACATTTCTGCACATCTCTTCAGATTTGTCCTCATCACCCTATTCCTAAAACCTCAcacatagaaatatttttagtaagATTTAAATTCAAGCATCCAGGCTGAGATGAATCCAGCAGAATCAGGAGGTGACTGCTGCAGCTAAATGTCATTTG is a genomic window containing:
- the GORAB gene encoding RAB6-interacting golgin isoform X4, whose protein sequence is MVSADIGILRNRIDQASLDYSYARKRYDKAESEYVAAKLDLQHKTEIKEHLTEHLCTIIQQNELRKARKLEELMQQLDVEADEENLELEIEVERMLQQQEAEAGRQSSQSHSHAGTAKENPAPSVVGQESQHANHAAASPAVSEQSQNPRTKSLSDMDSQTQAVNVTSGSSPACSAT
- the GORAB gene encoding RAB6-interacting golgin isoform X1, with amino-acid sequence MAETWAGFSQEELRRLRGQRPDLYKPSEPLQQQQQQPHPQAVTKTRKQLQREKALKQQCQKLGLQGEAARVTPEQLLSAPQPKPCHPQQPGPTPCPPAAGDQRQSDSQEQQEGMTPGESCNGRESAQPHPAKPNTQVERKKVELLVSRQEKSRWEILQQEQRLIEEKNKRKKALLARAIAERSKRTQAETVKLKRIQKELQALDDMVSADIGILRNRIDQASLDYSYARKRYDKAESEYVAAKLDLQHKTEIKEHLTEHLCTIIQQNELRKARKLEELMQQLDVEADEENLELEIEVERMLQQQEAEAGRQSSQSHSHAGTAKENPAPSVVGQESQHANHAAASPAVSEQSQNPRTKSLSDMDSQTQAVNVTSGSSPACSAT
- the GORAB gene encoding RAB6-interacting golgin isoform X2, with the protein product MAETWAGFSQEELRRLRGQRPDLYKPSEPLQQQQQQPHPQAVTKTRKQLQREKALKQQCQKLGLQGEAARVTPEQLLSAPQPKPCHPQQPGPTPCPPAAGDQRQSDSQEQQEGMTPGESCNGRESAQPHPAKPNTQVERKKVELQEKSRWEILQQEQRLIEEKNKRKKALLARAIAERSKRTQAETVKLKRIQKELQALDDMVSADIGILRNRIDQASLDYSYARKRYDKAESEYVAAKLDLQHKTEIKEHLTEHLCTIIQQNELRKARKLEELMQQLDVEADEENLELEIEVERMLQQQEAEAGRQSSQSHSHAGTAKENPAPSVVGQESQHANHAAASPAVSEQSQNPRTKSLSDMDSQTQAVNVTSGSSPACSAT